Genomic window (Subtercola endophyticus):
GCCGAGGTACATAGCGCCGAAGGGGCCGGGGCCCTGCTCTTCGACCGGGTACTTCAGCGTCTTCTGCACCGTGGTCGGCGCCGTTCTCGTAGCGGGTTTACGCGAGCTCGCCGCGGCACCGCTCTTCGCCGCTCCCGCCCCGCGGGCGCGTGAGTTCGACCTGGTACTCGTAGCCATGCGCCTACGCTACTGTCGCGGCTGCGTTTCGCCCGGTAGCCGCTCCGCGCCGCCCCGAAATCGGACTCAGGCCGTCTCGCCTCACAGGCCGCCGGAGCGCGATATCGATACGAGCGTGCCATTGACCAGCGAAACCTCTGCGCCCCTGTCTCCGTCTCCCTTTGGAATCGTGAAGTACACACGCTGGCCATTTTTCGGGAAGGACGTTAGGTCACACGAATGGCCGATTAGTCCGAGCGGAAGTGTGGCCTTGAAGCTCAGAGAGCTGCCGTCGTGAGCCGTCTGAATCGGGTAAGGAATCCCGTCACACAGCAGACCCAACGACAGATCTGCGGCAGTCACATTCGATGACACCCGGGCGATGCCTCCCTCGATAATTGCGAGAGACGATTCCCTGCCTGGATCGAGAACTTTGATGGTTGCAAGATCGAATGAGCCCGGATAAAGAGGCGGTGCGACAGCGGCGTGAGCTGTGAGAGCACCGGCGCACGATAGGGCGACGGTGGCCACGGCCACGACGCTCACCGCTCTGACACGACTGAGGAGTTTGGTATTCATGTGTTGTTCCTTTCGGGATTCTTACCTAAGAGATGCCAAGACGTCCTCGCCATTACGCGACTTTTCGAACGAACATCGCGGACATCCACCTCGCTCTCAGAGTCCACCAGTGCTCGGTACGGTCGACAATTCAGCCTCCCCGGTTCTGGCTGTACGAAGGCATTGTTCCCGAAGGATGCACCTTAGGGACATGTCCGAGGAACGGGATGTGGTCCGTGAGCTGAATCGCGCGACCCGGCCGATTGACCATCACCGTCAGCGTGCAGGGAAGACCCGCCTCGGCCTCAGGGATAAGGCCGTTGAAGGCGAGCGCGAGCGGTGCCGAGTCGACCCGCTAGACACTGGAACAAGCGCCCATCACCGCATTGCATGAAAATGTGAAAAAGTCAGACGGCTTGAGCAAGCCGACGTCTGTCACCGGGGCGTGGATGTCGCGGCGCCCACGACGGCGAGAGCGCAGCAATCTCGAGGTCGCGTTACGCTCCGTATCGGACTACCAATTCATGCGGTTGCAGACAGCCACCCGGACAAATCTGTAGCTCAACGGAGACGTGTCAGCCAAGAGCGAGCATCCGAAAGGCGCGGGAGCGACCTCAGCCGAGGCCGCCGGTCTTGTTGACCGAGATGACGGAGCCGGTCAGGTCGAGCTCCCAGTAGCCGGCAAACGGCTGGACCCAGCCGCTGGAGTCGAAGACGAGCTTGCGGCCGGCCGGTGCGCTTGTCTGGATGCGGCACGAGTGGCCCTCTTCGAGCGCCGAAATGGATGCCACGAGGGTGCCGCCGACCGTTCCGTCGGCGTACTTCGTGACGGTGTCTTTGTAGACGTGCACGGGATAGGTCTTGAGGTCGTCGCAGGTCACCCAGACGCTGTAGTCGGCGAAGTTGTCGCTCGCCCTCGCGCCCTTGAACGCCCCGTAGATGTTGAGGTCGTGCGCTTTGGGGTTGCCCCACGTCGGCAACATCGTATTGATCGTTGACGTCGCCGTGGCCGGCGGGGCGCCAGTGTCGGCGAATGCCGCGCTCGGTGCGGCGACGGCGAAGACGACGGCGAGCCCAGCCACTGCGTACGCGGCCAATTGGTTTCGGGTGGATCGGTGCATTCTGAACTCTCTTCTGTAGGAAACCCCTACCGAAGAGAGCGCCGGCGCGCCCATCCATTACGCCGCTTCACTGAATCGGCGGCTTACGCGAAGCCCACCTATCGGCGCCGCCCGCCGCTGCACCCGAAAGAAGCCCGTGCGGACGAGAGAAGGCGTTGCGCCGGCTTCTTTCGTCCGCGCGACCTTCTCTCGCGGGGCAGGGCGCGCACGCTCTAGTGCTATCAGCCGAGGCCGCCGGTCGAGGACTTGAGAATCACGGTGCCCGAGAAGTAGAGACGAGAGGTATCGCCCGTCTCGCCGGGCTTCGTGCTCGGAGCTGCGAACACCAGTTTGCGATTAGCTGACGAGGATGCCGCGTGGATGGTGCAAGTACTTCCTTCTTCGGATTTCGGCAACCAAGCGCTGATGCCAGCAAAAAGTATGCTGCCGTAGCGACTATCGGCCGAAATGACACTCGGCGAGGTCACGACGTTGACCGGTGCCATGCCGGGACACGTAATGCTGATTGAGAAACCGGCGAGATTGTCGGTCAGAAACGGATCTTCGAGCTGCCCGCCAACGTCAACCCGCGCCTGCGCCGGGTCATTAGTCAGTGGAACGACAAACGACAGATCAGACGACGTGGTCACCGGCGGTGCGTACATTGAGCCGGCCGAGGCCGAAGAGGCGCTCGCCAAGCCGAGCGCACCGGTTGCCGCAATCGACAATGCAACTGCAATGGGAAGTGCAAATTTCTTTGCCATGTGATGCTTCTTTCTCTGAGTGGGGATTCATTAGGAGAGAGTCGCCGAACTAGAAATTATTACGTCAGTTGCGAAAAGTGGTCGAGCAAATAGTCGCTAGGCAAAAACGACTTCCTCGACGCGGCGCGGCTGGGCGCGCATCGCGCGATTTCCGTCCGAAAAACCGTTCAGCGTGCCCTCGCGGGTGAGGCGGCCGGCCGAAGAGCCAACAGGATGCCAGCCTCGTCCCTGCGGATTGCTTACAAACCGCCCGTGCGGCTGTAAGTCGGCATCGAGCCGACGACGTATACGTTTCGCACTGCAGCAGGCTGAAAAACCAGCGGGGCGTGGTTCGAGAGCTGCACCGACCGGCCAGCCTGGTCGACCGTTATGGTCAGCGCGCACGTGTTACCGGTCTCTGAGTCGGGAAGCTCGCCGCTGATCTGTAGGGCGTGGTTCGCGGGGTTAATCTTCGCAGTGAGCGGATACATCCCGCCGTCGCTGCATTCCATGAGAAACGAGAAGTCGGCGGCCTGCAAGGACCCGATGTTCGATACGTCGGCGAAGAAGTTGATCGGGGCTGGCCGATGTTCGCCGGGCCCCGCGCCGGGCACCGAGAACGAGATGACGGAACCAGTGCTGCCCGTCGACGCTTGAGCCACCGAAGCTCCACCGATTGCCGTGGTAAGTGACGTCAGCGCGATCAAGCCGACGGTGACGAGCCGAGTGCGAGTGTTGATTGACATGAGAACCCCTTTCAAAAGTTTCTAATGAAAGAGAGTCGACAAACGCCAACCTATTACGCGACTTCGCAAAACCTAAAGCGAATCAGGCCTCGATGACGACCGGCACGATCATGGGGCGACGACGGTACGAGGTGTTCACCCAGACGGCCCACGGTGCGACGCACGACCTGCTGCAAGGTGTCGGGGTGCCATTGCCTGCGGCCTCTGCCTAGGCGGCGGAGAGTCTTATATCCAGGGAACGGGCAGCCAATCATTAGCTGGGTCGCGAATGAAAAATGGGTGCGGCCGCCGCAACGACCGCACCCGCAGTGCTTCAACGCGAAGTGAAACCACCTGGCTTTCGTAAGCGTGTCGCCAGAAAGAGTACGTGACCGCACGCGACGTTGAATCTGATCCGTTCGGTGCGAAGCGGTCTGACCTAGAGTCCGCCAGTGCTGCTGTAGGTCGGCATGCTTCCCCGAATATCGACCATGGTTGCAAGGGGCGGCAATCCAATCGGATCGAGCTTCACGCGGTATTGACTCGTGACACCGATTGTGAAATTGCACGTCTTGCCGGAGTCGACGGAAGGAAGCTTGAACCGGGTGAAAGCGAATGCTCGAGCTCCAGATGAGACTGAGATCGGCACAGAATAGGAGTTGCCGTCTGCGCAAAAGATGGAGGCGTCAAACGCAGACGCAGGCAGGCCTGGCTCTGAAATCGACAGGTCAATGTCGCTGACAGTCGGATATCCATACGGCTCTGGAGCAACGAAAGTGACCTGGCTAAGAAGTCTGCTTGGAGCCGCCTGTGCCGCCGAGGCTCCGCCGACGGCGGTGGTGAGTGCGATGAGTGCGGCCGTGCAGAGCACAGCGAGCCGAGTGCGAGTGTTGATTGACATGAGAACCCCTTTCAAAAGTTTCTAATGAAAGAGAGTCGACAAACGCCAACCTATTACGCGACTTCGCGAAACCTACAGCGGGTCAGGCCTCGATGACGACCGGCACGATCATGGGGCGACGACGGTACGAGGTGTTCACCCAGCGGCCCACGGTGCGGCGAACGACCTGCTGCAGGGCGTGGGTGTCGCGAGTGCCGTTGCCCGCGGCCTCCGCAAGAGCGGCGGCGATCTTAGGCTTGACCTTGTCGAAGACCGACTCGTCTTCGGCGAAACCCTTGGCGTGGATCTCGGGGCCGACGATGATGCGACCGGTGCCGGCCTCGACGACCACGATGATCGAGATGAAACCCTCTTCGCCGAGGATGCGGCGGTCTTTGAGGTCGTCGTCGGTGATCTCGCCGACACTGGTGCCGTCGACATAGACGAAGCCGAGGTCGTACTGACCGACGACCTTGGCGACACCGTCGCGCAGGTCGACGACGGTGCCGTCGTCGGCGAGGATCGTGTTCTCGCGCGGCACCCCCGTCTCGATGGCCAGCTGCGCGTTCGCGACGAGGTGACGGTACTCACCGTGCACGGGCATGACGTTGCGCGGCTTCAGGATGTTGTAGCAGTACAGCAACTCCCCCGCGGCCGCGTGACCCGAGACGTGCACCTTCGCGTTGCCCTTGTGAACGACCGTCGCACCGAGCTTGGTGAGGCCGTTGATGACGCGATAGACCGCGTTCTCGTTGCCCGGGATGAGCGACGAAGCCAGGATGACCGTGTCACCAGGCCCGACCTCGATCTGATGCTCGAGATTGGCCATGCGCGAAAGCACGGCCATCGGCTCGCCCTGCGAACCGGTCGACATGTAGACGATCTTGTTGTCGGGGATGTCGCCGGCCTTCTTGAAGTCCACCAGCACACCCTCGGGAACCTTGAGGTAGCCGAGTTCGGCGGCGATGGTCATGTTGCGCACCATGGAGCGGCCGAGCAGGGCGACCCTGCGCCCGTTGGCGTGTGCGGCATCCAGAACCTGCTGCACACGGTGCACGTGCGACGAGAAGCTCGCCACGATGACCCGGCGCGGAGCATGCGCGATGACGCTGTCGAGCACGGGGCCGATGGTGCGCTCCGACGGCGTGAAGCCGGGAACATCGGCGTTGGTGGAGTCGACCAGGAAGAGATCCACACCGGCCTCACCGAGGCGCGCGAAGGCGCGCAGGTCGGTGATGCGATTGTCGAGGGGAAGCTGGTCCATCTTGAAGTCGCCGGTGTGAAGCACGACACCGGCGACGGTCTTGATGGCGACGGCCAGAGCATCCGGAATCGAGTGGTTCACCGCCACGAATTCGAGTTCGAACGGGCCCATCTGCTCGACCTGGCCCTCTTCGACCTGAAAAGTGTAGGGCTTGATGCGGTGCTCTTTGAGCTTCGCCTCGACCAGTGCGAGTGTGAGGCCCGAGCCGATGAGCGGGATGTCGTTCTTGAGGCGCAGCAGGTACGGCACGGCACCGATGTGGTCTTCGTGACCGTGGGTGAGCACGATTCCGACGACGTCGTTCAGGCGCCCGCGCACGAGCGAGAAGTCGGGCAGAATCAGGTCGACACCGGGCTGCGTCTCTTCGGGAAAGAGCACACCGCAGTCGACGATCAGCAGCTTGCCGTTGATCTCGAACACGGTCATGTTGCGGCCGATCTCGCCGAGACCGCCGATCGGGGTGATGCGCAGGGTGTCGCGCTGGAGTTTTTGGGGTTCGTATACGGCGTTGGGCATATGCCCTCCTAGAGCTGTGTGTTCGGTGTTTCAGCCACAGCGCGTTATTCGCGCGTGGTGCCCGGAATTTTCGGCAACGCGCCACCGGCAGCGGCGTTGCGATCAGGGCGGAAGTTCGTGAAGGAGACCCCGGGAATGCTGCGCACGAGATCGATTTCGTCTTCGATCTTCGCCGCCTCCCATTCTTCGGGGCCGACGAGCGGGAGACGCACACGCGGGCTCGAAATGCGCCCGAGACCGTGCAAGATGTATTTGGCCGCGACCGTGCCCGGAACATGGGTCATGGTGGCCCGCACCAGCGGCTCGAGAGCCTGGTGCATCGAGGTGGCCGTTGCGAGGTCGCCCGCGTTGACCGCGTCGATCATGATGCGGTACGGCCGTGCGGCGATGTTGTTGGTGACACCGATGAGCCCGGTCGCGCCGACGGCGAGGTGCGGCAGCACGTTCGAGTCGTCACCCGAGAAGTACATCAGGTCGGTCTGGTTGAGCACCCGGCTGACCTCGCTGAAGTCGCCCTTGGCGTCTTTGATGGCGAGGATGTTCGGATGCTTGGCCGCACGCAGAATGGTGTCGTAGCTGATCGGAATGCCCGTGCGACCGGGAATGTCGTACAGGATGACCGGCAGATCGGTCGCGTCGGCGATCATGCGAAAGTGCGTCAGCACACCCGCCTGAGTCGGCTTGTTGTAGTACGGCGTGACGACGAGATTGCCGTCGGCGCCGGCCTTCGCGCTCTTCTTGGCCAGCTGCATCGCGTGGGCGGTCTCGTTCGAGCCGCCACCCGTGATGATCTTGGCGCGCCCGTCGGCAACCGACTTGCCCACCTCGACCAGCCGGATCTTCTCGGCGTCGGTCAGGGTGGAGGTCTCACCGGTGGTGCCGGAGACGACGATGCCGTCGGCACCGTCGGAGATGACCGTGTCGATGTGCTTCTCGACGCTCGCCCAGTCGACTTCACCGTCGGCGGTGAAGGGCGTCACGAGAGCGACGAGCACCTGCCCGAACGGGTTGGTTGATGAGTTGCGCAGAGAATCGGTCGATGAAGCCACGTCTACAGGGTAGCGGTCAAAGCCGGGCGGTGCGGATGCCCGGCTCGCCTCGCGACGCGAACACTCATGCTCTAGAACCCGAGCCGCCCCAGCTGCTTTGCGTCGCGCTGCCAGTCTTTGGCCACCTTGACCCGAATGCTGAGGAAAACCTGCTTGCCGAGCAACGGCTCGATCGACGCCCTCGCGCGGGCCCCGACCTCGCCCAGACGGGCGCCGGACTTGCCGATGATGATGCCCTTCTGGCTGTCGCGTTCGACGAACAGGTTCGCGTAGATCTCGATGAGATCGCGGTCGTCGCGCTCGATCATGTCGTCGATGGTCACGGCGATGGAGTGCGGCAATTCGTCTTGCACACCCTCGAGAGCGGCCTCGCGGATGAGTTCGGAGACGCGGGTTTCAAGCCCCTCGTCGGTGACCTGATCGTCGGGGTAGAGCTTGGGCGACACCGGCAGCAGCTTGATGAGCTCGGAGGTGAGCACGTCGAGCTGCAGGTTGCTGGTCGAGGAGATGGGGATGATCGTCTCCCAGTCGCGCAACTGCGACACCGCGAGCAGTGCCTCCGCCACGGCGGGCCTCGAGGCGGCATCGATCTTCGTGACGATGGCGACCTTCTTGGCGCGCGGAAACGAGTCGAGCTGCTCGTTGATGAACTTGTCGCCCGGTCCGAGCTTCTCGTCGGCGGGGATGCAGAATCCGATCACGTCGACGTCGCCGAGGGTGTCTTGCACCACGGCGTTGAGCCGCTCGCCGAGGAGGGTACGCGGACGATGCATGCCGGGGGTGTCGACCAAGATGAGCTGACCTTGCGGCCGATGCACGATTCCGCGGATGGCCCGGCGCGTCGTCTGCGGCTTCGAGCTGGTGATGGCGACCTTCTCGCCGACGAGCGCGTTGGTGAGCGTGGACTTGCCGACGTTGGGGCGGCCGACGAAGGAGACGAACCCCGCGCGGAATCCGGAACCGTCGATGAGCTCGGGTCCGTCGGTGCGCTCGGGGCCGTCGTGAAGATCTGAGCCGGTCATACTGACCCCTTTTCGGGTATTTTTTCGGAGGAGTGAACAAGCTCGACGATGACCGTGCTGATGCGTTTGCGTCGCCCATCGGTGCGTTCTGCGGTGAGTTTGACCCCGGCGACCTCGGCGGTCGAGCCTTGCACGGGCAAGCGACCGAGTGCCTTGCCCAGCAGACCGCCGACCGAGTCGACATCGTCGTCGTCGAGCTCGAGGCCGAACAACTCGCCGAGTTCGTCGACCGGCAGCCGAGCGCTCACGCGATACACACCGAATGACAGCTCTTCGACCTCGACGACCTCGTGGTCGTACTCGTCGGAGATGTCGCCCACGAGTTCTTCGATGAGGTCTTCGAGCGTCACGAGCCCGGCGATTCCGCCGTATTCGTCGACCACCATGGCCAGATGATTCGACTCGAGCTGCATCTGCCGCAACGTGTCGTCGACCTTCTTCGACTCCGGGATGAACAGAGCAGGTTTCGCCAGCTCCGAGACCTTCACGACGTCGACCTTCTTGGGCTTCTCGTGGCTGAGCCGCGCTGCGTCGCGCAGGTACAGGATGCCTGTCACGTCGTCAACGTCATCGGCCACCACCGGCATGCGGCTGACCCCTCGACTCAAGAAGAGCCCCATGCTCTGACCGACCGTGGCGTCGTGCTCGACGGTGACCATGTCGGTGCGCGGAATCATCACTTCGCGCACCACCGTGTCGTTGAATTCGATGATGGAGTGGATGAGTTCTCGATCGTCTTCTTCGAGCACGTCGAGCTCGGTGGCTTCGTCGACCATGCTGAGCAGCTGCTCTTCAGACGAGAAGGTGGCCGAGCGCGGCCGGCCCGGCGTCACGCGATTGCCGAGCGCGACGAGCGCATTGGCGATGGGCCCGAGCAGCACCCGCAAGAGGTGGATCAGCACCGCGGTCAACCGCAGCACCGCCCGGGAATGCACACGCCCGACGCTGCGCGGGCTCGACCCGACGAGAACGAACGAA
Coding sequences:
- a CDS encoding ribonuclease J produces the protein MPNAVYEPQKLQRDTLRITPIGGLGEIGRNMTVFEINGKLLIVDCGVLFPEETQPGVDLILPDFSLVRGRLNDVVGIVLTHGHEDHIGAVPYLLRLKNDIPLIGSGLTLALVEAKLKEHRIKPYTFQVEEGQVEQMGPFELEFVAVNHSIPDALAVAIKTVAGVVLHTGDFKMDQLPLDNRITDLRAFARLGEAGVDLFLVDSTNADVPGFTPSERTIGPVLDSVIAHAPRRVIVASFSSHVHRVQQVLDAAHANGRRVALLGRSMVRNMTIAAELGYLKVPEGVLVDFKKAGDIPDNKIVYMSTGSQGEPMAVLSRMANLEHQIEVGPGDTVILASSLIPGNENAVYRVINGLTKLGATVVHKGNAKVHVSGHAAAGELLYCYNILKPRNVMPVHGEYRHLVANAQLAIETGVPRENTILADDGTVVDLRDGVAKVVGQYDLGFVYVDGTSVGEITDDDLKDRRILGEEGFISIIVVVEAGTGRIIVGPEIHAKGFAEDESVFDKVKPKIAAALAEAAGNGTRDTHALQQVVRRTVGRWVNTSYRRRPMIVPVVIEA
- the dapA gene encoding 4-hydroxy-tetrahydrodipicolinate synthase produces the protein MASSTDSLRNSSTNPFGQVLVALVTPFTADGEVDWASVEKHIDTVISDGADGIVVSGTTGETSTLTDAEKIRLVEVGKSVADGRAKIITGGGSNETAHAMQLAKKSAKAGADGNLVVTPYYNKPTQAGVLTHFRMIADATDLPVILYDIPGRTGIPISYDTILRAAKHPNILAIKDAKGDFSEVSRVLNQTDLMYFSGDDSNVLPHLAVGATGLIGVTNNIAARPYRIMIDAVNAGDLATATSMHQALEPLVRATMTHVPGTVAAKYILHGLGRISSPRVRLPLVGPEEWEAAKIEDEIDLVRSIPGVSFTNFRPDRNAAAGGALPKIPGTTRE
- the era gene encoding GTPase Era, which translates into the protein MTGSDLHDGPERTDGPELIDGSGFRAGFVSFVGRPNVGKSTLTNALVGEKVAITSSKPQTTRRAIRGIVHRPQGQLILVDTPGMHRPRTLLGERLNAVVQDTLGDVDVIGFCIPADEKLGPGDKFINEQLDSFPRAKKVAIVTKIDAASRPAVAEALLAVSQLRDWETIIPISSTSNLQLDVLTSELIKLLPVSPKLYPDDQVTDEGLETRVSELIREAALEGVQDELPHSIAVTIDDMIERDDRDLIEIYANLFVERDSQKGIIIGKSGARLGEVGARARASIEPLLGKQVFLSIRVKVAKDWQRDAKQLGRLGF
- a CDS encoding hemolysin family protein, whose translation is MNSLPLVGPFIAIAFVLVAFGGLFAAADAAMASLSRADMLELVATSRAKRSLTAIAEDTGAHINVVSFVRVVVETSAAVLVTIALAFSLDEIWLALVLSILIMTGVSFVLVGSSPRSVGRVHSRAVLRLTAVLIHLLRVLLGPIANALVALGNRVTPGRPRSATFSSEEQLLSMVDEATELDVLEEDDRELIHSIIEFNDTVVREVMIPRTDMVTVEHDATVGQSMGLFLSRGVSRMPVVADDVDDVTGILYLRDAARLSHEKPKKVDVVKVSELAKPALFIPESKKVDDTLRQMQLESNHLAMVVDEYGGIAGLVTLEDLIEELVGDISDEYDHEVVEVEELSFGVYRVSARLPVDELGELFGLELDDDDVDSVGGLLGKALGRLPVQGSTAEVAGVKLTAERTDGRRKRISTVIVELVHSSEKIPEKGSV